A stretch of Paenibacillus sp. URB8-2 DNA encodes these proteins:
- a CDS encoding YfhD family protein: MVRNSKVLSKNEKMKKLFEAKNEDVEFSAVEADRDDIEALDRAQAADRRQLHEIIEEEE, encoded by the coding sequence ATGGTCAGAAATTCAAAAGTGCTGTCCAAGAACGAGAAGATGAAGAAGTTGTTCGAAGCCAAGAATGAAGACGTGGAATTTTCCGCGGTGGAAGCGGACCGGGACGACATAGAGGCTTTGGACCGGGCGCAGGCAGCGGACCGCAGACAGCTTCACGAGATTATTGAGGAAGAGGAATAG
- a CDS encoding RNA polymerase sigma factor: MDDRELFETYNRDVYRTCYYMVHNAADAEDLCQDVFIAAFRSRREEIGNPKAWILKIAVNHCLNHLSRRRKLKLKVEDNRHLLAGAANKPVDRIVEDRETAGEWAVYLECLPIKIRAAITLRYMHDFSLSDISEMLSVPVGTAKSRLHKGLRLMKKMLEKEGQAEKEENYEEAGRRAQASVK; the protein is encoded by the coding sequence TTGGATGACCGTGAGTTGTTTGAGACTTACAACCGGGATGTCTACAGAACCTGCTATTATATGGTGCATAACGCGGCGGACGCAGAAGATTTATGCCAGGACGTCTTTATTGCCGCGTTCCGCAGCCGCCGGGAAGAGATCGGGAACCCGAAGGCATGGATTTTAAAAATCGCCGTCAATCATTGTCTGAACCATCTGAGCCGCAGACGCAAATTGAAGCTGAAGGTCGAGGACAACCGGCATCTTCTGGCCGGAGCGGCGAACAAGCCGGTGGACCGGATTGTGGAGGACCGGGAGACGGCGGGGGAATGGGCCGTTTATCTGGAATGTTTGCCTATCAAGATCAGGGCGGCCATCACCCTGAGGTATATGCATGATTTCAGCCTGTCCGACATCTCGGAAATGCTGTCCGTTCCGGTGGGAACGGCTAAATCGAGACTGCATAAAGGACTGAGGCTGATGAAGAAGATGCTTGAAAAGGAAGGACAGGCAGAGAAGGAGGAGAACTATGAAGAGGCTGGAAGACGAGCTCAGGCTTCGGTTAAATGA
- a CDS encoding site-2 protease family protein — protein MDFLQSIIRMPLDQLPFFLVTILIAFTVHEFSHAYFANRFGDPTARLLGRMTLNPAVHFDFFGIVLLLIAGFGWARPVPVNRDNFSRPRLMGIIVSAAGPVSNLLMAIIGCLIYALLIATGVFDAIPSGKGQEAGQLFFSVFTFWNFFLFLFNLIPLPPLDGYRIVEDLAPRPLRGRLQRIEQWAMFLFLLIVFIPALQAYTITPLSMWAYIMRSDTLNFFYQLFT, from the coding sequence ATGGATTTTTTGCAAAGCATTATTCGTATGCCGCTGGATCAGCTCCCGTTTTTTCTGGTAACGATTCTGATTGCCTTTACAGTGCATGAGTTCAGCCATGCTTATTTCGCCAACCGGTTCGGCGACCCGACGGCCCGTCTGCTGGGCCGCATGACGCTGAATCCGGCGGTGCACTTTGATTTTTTCGGCATTGTTCTGCTGCTGATTGCGGGCTTCGGCTGGGCGCGGCCGGTGCCGGTCAACCGGGACAATTTCAGCCGTCCGCGTCTCATGGGCATCATCGTGTCGGCGGCCGGACCGGTCAGCAATTTGCTGATGGCGATCATCGGCTGTCTGATCTACGCGCTGCTGATTGCGACCGGTGTCTTCGACGCCATACCTTCGGGCAAGGGTCAGGAGGCGGGACAGCTGTTTTTCAGCGTTTTTACTTTCTGGAACTTCTTCCTGTTTTTATTTAATTTGATTCCACTGCCGCCGCTGGACGGCTACCGGATTGTCGAGGATCTCGCACCGCGTCCCCTTCGGGGAAGACTTCAGCGAATCGAGCAGTGGGCGATGTTTCTGTTTCTGCTGATTGTGTTTATACCCGCGCTTCAGGCGTACACGATCACGCCTTTGAGCATGTGGGCTTATATTATGCGGTCGGATACTCTTAATTTTTTCTATCAGCTTTTTACTTAA
- a CDS encoding RsmE family RNA methyltransferase codes for MQRYFVSPENFGEDSVSIGGEDARHIARVMRGKAGDKLIVSDGVSREALAEIAWIGEGIVTVSIIENMPMTQEARVNITVAQSLPKGDKMEIVIQKCTEIGAASFQPFLSERTIVQYDERKESKRLDRWRKIAKEAAEQAHRNIVPEVAAPLTWKQLLKSVDRYDAVYFCYEKEEGLQLRSAVAPWAAQLGAASKASVLVIVGPEGGFSEGECGEAEAAGAVSVGLGKRILRCETAGMVAAACILYETGEMGEA; via the coding sequence ATGCAGCGATATTTCGTATCCCCCGAGAACTTCGGGGAAGACAGTGTATCCATCGGCGGTGAAGATGCCCGTCATATCGCCAGGGTGATGCGCGGCAAGGCCGGGGACAAGCTGATTGTAAGCGACGGTGTGTCCCGCGAGGCTCTGGCCGAAATCGCGTGGATTGGCGAGGGAATCGTTACCGTCTCCATTATAGAGAACATGCCGATGACGCAGGAGGCCCGTGTCAATATTACGGTGGCCCAGAGTCTGCCCAAGGGCGACAAGATGGAAATCGTCATTCAAAAATGCACCGAGATCGGCGCGGCCTCGTTCCAGCCGTTTCTATCGGAGCGTACTATTGTTCAGTATGATGAGCGCAAGGAGAGCAAGCGGCTGGACCGCTGGCGCAAGATCGCTAAGGAAGCCGCGGAGCAGGCCCACCGGAACATCGTGCCGGAAGTCGCCGCGCCGCTGACCTGGAAGCAGCTGCTGAAATCGGTTGATCGCTATGATGCGGTCTATTTCTGCTATGAGAAGGAAGAAGGTCTTCAGCTGCGCTCCGCGGTTGCGCCGTGGGCGGCGCAGCTCGGAGCCGCAAGTAAAGCCTCTGTATTGGTTATTGTCGGACCCGAGGGGGGCTTCAGCGAGGGCGAGTGCGGGGAGGCCGAAGCGGCGGGCGCGGTGTCTGTCGGCCTGGGCAAGCGCATTCTGCGCTGCGAGACGGCCGGAATGGTGGCCGCAGCCTGCATTTTATATGAAACTGGAGAAATGGGGGAGGCTTGA
- the prmA gene encoding 50S ribosomal protein L11 methyltransferase, whose protein sequence is MLWHELTIHTTEEAQEMISALLHEAGAGGVSIEESGTLNKARDTRYGELYDEPLNDIPEGEAVIKGYFTEGSPMDGICAELTPRIEELREFGIDPGKAEISWKTVDEEDWAHAWKQYFKPLRVSERLTIKPVWEEYAPASPEEKIIELDPGMAFGTGTHPTTALCLRALEKAISGGEEVIDVGTGSGILAVGAMLLGARSVLALDLDPVAVQSAVENVQLNGLSDVITVKESDLLSLLGGEGAAETPAGAMWPSARPAQRPDGDGPADEAAGKDAPILSGADGGSRRDEDAGKAAGSGTTPGGLGVTLPVQIVVANILAEIIVLFTDDVYRALQPGGIYITSGIYKDKEELVRRALLASGFEIREVTKEEDWVAFTAGKR, encoded by the coding sequence ATGCTATGGCATGAATTGACGATACATACAACCGAGGAAGCGCAGGAGATGATATCCGCGCTGCTTCATGAAGCGGGAGCAGGCGGCGTTTCCATTGAAGAATCCGGCACGCTGAACAAGGCGCGCGACACGCGCTACGGCGAGCTTTACGACGAGCCGCTGAACGATATCCCCGAAGGGGAAGCGGTAATCAAGGGTTATTTCACAGAAGGATCGCCGATGGACGGCATTTGCGCGGAACTTACGCCCCGCATCGAGGAGCTGCGGGAATTCGGCATCGATCCCGGGAAGGCCGAGATTAGCTGGAAGACGGTTGACGAGGAGGACTGGGCACATGCCTGGAAGCAGTATTTCAAGCCGCTTCGGGTAAGTGAACGGCTGACGATCAAGCCGGTGTGGGAAGAGTACGCTCCCGCAAGTCCTGAGGAGAAAATCATCGAGCTGGACCCCGGCATGGCCTTCGGCACCGGCACCCATCCGACAACCGCCCTCTGTCTCAGGGCGCTGGAGAAAGCGATCTCCGGCGGAGAAGAAGTGATCGACGTCGGCACGGGCTCGGGCATCCTGGCCGTCGGCGCGATGCTGCTGGGCGCGCGGTCCGTTCTTGCATTGGATCTTGACCCCGTGGCCGTTCAAAGCGCCGTAGAGAACGTGCAGCTGAACGGTCTCTCGGACGTCATAACGGTAAAAGAGAGCGACCTTCTGTCCCTGCTCGGCGGTGAAGGAGCGGCGGAGACGCCTGCCGGGGCGATGTGGCCCTCGGCAAGACCGGCGCAGCGGCCGGACGGGGATGGCCCGGCCGATGAAGCAGCCGGAAAGGACGCGCCGATACTAAGCGGCGCGGACGGCGGAAGCCGCCGTGACGAAGACGCCGGCAAGGCCGCCGGCTCGGGTACGACGCCGGGCGGACTCGGCGTGACGCTGCCGGTCCAGATTGTGGTTGCCAATATTTTGGCGGAGATTATTGTGCTGTTCACGGATGATGTGTACCGGGCGCTTCAGCCCGGCGGGATTTATATCACTTCCGGCATTTACAAGGATAAAGAAGAGCTGGTAAGGCGCGCTCTGCTGGCCTCCGGATTTGAAATCCGGGAAGTAACGAAGGAAGAAGACTGGGTGGCGTTTACAGCCGGAAAGAGGTAA
- a CDS encoding DUF4179 domain-containing protein, whose amino-acid sequence MKRLEDELRLRLNDDEQVPYPDFGAMWERMEQPDQAGPERMMTHSVPFIRKRKVKRIAVAATLGALLAAAPVYAAIHYDWDTLLRWNSGVQSALEQNLGQELGQSITRDGVTLTLHTAVVDENQTVILYSLDIGKHNKEELWSFAGVSLKDKEGKVVDLEKGSQVWDDKSGRFTGYLQTDWTPSGGTAEVELSAHGLQSYSQQEKGLELDPGSPKLQETAISQDGLKSVAVQAFEQGEDKVLLASSVVFDRPETKDWAYPRIAVYRNGTEVRSLSGGTFGTPGEHGEYTMQQYFNRSDLTDGSVSYRLLYTKLEQSLDGPWTFDLKLSKEKMKSGTVIRTLNTPLEENSQSVLKKMVITPMQIRVAIENSGKLGIMPYQKYELLVGGKTLEGRLWSSEGRKPRTETFRFERPVDLVITPDTPIVLVCRYKVTYHSGGDTPVLLTGIGTQKQTLTTNISGYPVKWTYYKQNGNLYVESESESPVFGGVNQTYIGTGKNRKIGKPVTANFIGDGNNKAIDMYKNFGGTEASVYMFFYSTDEPEREARVSLQP is encoded by the coding sequence ATGAAGAGGCTGGAAGACGAGCTCAGGCTTCGGTTAAATGACGATGAACAGGTGCCTTATCCCGACTTCGGTGCAATGTGGGAACGGATGGAGCAGCCGGATCAGGCCGGTCCGGAAAGGATGATGACCCATTCCGTTCCTTTCATCCGGAAGCGGAAGGTGAAGAGAATCGCGGTTGCCGCAACCCTCGGAGCGCTGCTTGCCGCCGCCCCCGTCTATGCCGCCATTCATTATGACTGGGACACTCTTCTGCGGTGGAACAGCGGCGTGCAGAGCGCCTTGGAGCAGAATCTTGGCCAGGAGCTGGGGCAGTCCATCACCCGTGACGGAGTTACGCTGACGCTCCACACGGCGGTTGTTGACGAGAACCAGACGGTTATTTTGTATAGTCTTGACATCGGCAAACACAACAAAGAAGAGCTTTGGAGCTTTGCCGGGGTCAGCCTGAAGGATAAAGAGGGGAAAGTCGTCGATCTGGAAAAAGGCTCCCAAGTGTGGGATGACAAGAGCGGCCGGTTTACGGGCTATTTGCAGACCGACTGGACGCCTTCCGGCGGTACGGCGGAGGTTGAATTGTCCGCGCACGGCCTGCAGTCGTACAGCCAACAGGAGAAGGGACTTGAATTGGACCCCGGTTCGCCGAAGCTCCAGGAAACCGCAATTAGCCAAGACGGATTGAAATCGGTAGCGGTGCAGGCTTTCGAGCAGGGCGAGGACAAAGTGCTGCTGGCGTCATCCGTCGTTTTCGACCGGCCTGAAACGAAAGACTGGGCTTATCCGCGCATTGCCGTATACCGGAACGGGACCGAGGTCCGCAGCCTGTCCGGCGGAACGTTCGGGACTCCCGGAGAGCATGGGGAATACACGATGCAGCAATATTTTAACCGCAGCGATCTTACGGACGGGTCCGTGTCCTATAGGCTTCTCTACACGAAGCTGGAGCAATCGCTGGACGGCCCGTGGACCTTTGATCTTAAACTCAGCAAGGAGAAAATGAAGAGTGGTACGGTTATCCGGACGCTGAATACGCCGCTGGAAGAAAACTCCCAGTCGGTGCTGAAGAAAATGGTGATCACTCCCATGCAAATCCGCGTGGCCATAGAAAACTCCGGCAAGTTAGGGATCATGCCTTATCAAAAATATGAACTGCTGGTTGGAGGCAAAACCTTGGAAGGGAGATTATGGTCTAGCGAAGGCCGCAAGCCGCGTACCGAAACTTTCCGTTTTGAGCGGCCTGTGGATCTGGTCATAACCCCGGACACGCCGATCGTTCTGGTCTGCAGGTACAAGGTTACGTATCATAGCGGGGGCGATACTCCGGTCCTGCTGACCGGAATCGGTACGCAAAAGCAAACGCTGACTACGAATATCTCCGGGTATCCAGTGAAATGGACGTATTACAAGCAGAACGGGAACCTGTATGTCGAATCAGAGAGCGAAAGCCCCGTTTTCGGCGGTGTCAATCAAACGTACATCGGCACGGGAAAAAACCGGAAGATCGGCAAGCCGGTGACGGCGAACTTCATCGGTGATGGCAATAACAAGGCAATCGACATGTATAAGAATTTCGGGGGAACGGAAGCGTCCGTCTATATGTTTTTTTACTCGACTGATGAACCGGAGAGGGAAGCGAGGGTTTCGCTGCAGCCTTGA
- the mtaB gene encoding tRNA (N(6)-L-threonylcarbamoyladenosine(37)-C(2))-methylthiotransferase MtaB produces the protein MPSVAFYTLGCKVNFYDTEAIWQLFKQEGYEQVDFEGQADVYIINTCTVTNTGDKKSRQMIRRAVRRNPEAIVAVTGCYAQTSPGEILDIPGVDLVIGNQDRDQIIRHVNGIRESRQPVNAVRNIMKTREFEELDVPGFAERTRAFLKIQDGCNNFCTFCIIPWSRGLSRSRDPKSIIKQAHQLVEAGYKEFVLTGIHTGGYGDDLDNYRLADLLWELDKVDGLERVRISSIEASQIDEKLLDVLNRSSKMCRHLHIPLQAGHNEVLKRMRRKYTTEEYFAKMQLIRQAMPDVGITTDVIVGFPGETDEMFRAGYDFMKAVDYSEMHVFPYSKRTGTPAARMEDQVDEEIKNDRVQQLIDLSEEMQLAYARRFVGQTVGVVTERSAKGAPGRDIQHGFSDNYLQVLFEGGDELQGQLCRVKVTEAGVNECRGELVGVHGEALRSI, from the coding sequence ATGCCATCCGTTGCTTTTTATACTTTAGGCTGTAAAGTCAACTTTTACGATACCGAAGCCATCTGGCAGCTGTTCAAACAGGAAGGCTACGAGCAGGTGGATTTCGAGGGACAGGCCGATGTTTACATCATAAATACATGCACAGTCACCAATACGGGCGATAAAAAAAGCCGGCAGATGATCCGCCGCGCCGTCCGGCGCAATCCGGAAGCGATTGTGGCCGTTACCGGCTGCTACGCGCAGACTTCTCCGGGCGAGATTCTCGATATCCCCGGCGTCGATTTGGTCATCGGCAACCAGGACCGCGACCAGATCATCCGGCATGTGAACGGCATCCGCGAGTCGCGGCAGCCCGTCAACGCCGTGCGCAACATTATGAAGACGCGGGAGTTCGAGGAGCTGGACGTGCCGGGCTTTGCTGAACGGACGAGAGCTTTTCTCAAAATTCAGGACGGCTGCAACAACTTCTGCACCTTCTGCATCATTCCGTGGTCCCGGGGGCTGTCCCGCAGCCGTGATCCGAAGAGTATTATTAAACAGGCGCATCAGCTGGTGGAGGCCGGGTACAAGGAGTTTGTGCTGACCGGCATCCATACCGGCGGATACGGCGACGATCTCGACAATTACCGCCTCGCCGATCTGCTCTGGGAGCTGGACAAGGTGGACGGACTGGAGCGCGTGCGCATCAGCTCGATTGAAGCGAGCCAGATCGACGAGAAGCTGCTTGATGTACTGAACCGTTCGTCCAAGATGTGCCGTCATCTGCATATTCCGCTGCAGGCCGGACACAACGAAGTGCTGAAACGGATGCGCCGGAAATATACGACCGAAGAGTATTTTGCCAAAATGCAGCTGATCCGCCAGGCGATGCCCGACGTTGGCATCACCACCGACGTCATCGTGGGCTTCCCGGGAGAGACGGATGAGATGTTCCGCGCGGGTTACGACTTCATGAAGGCGGTCGATTATTCGGAAATGCATGTGTTCCCTTATTCGAAGCGCACAGGCACGCCCGCGGCCCGCATGGAGGATCAGGTCGACGAGGAAATCAAGAACGACCGCGTCCAGCAGCTGATCGACTTGTCCGAGGAGATGCAGCTGGCTTATGCCCGCAGATTCGTCGGACAGACGGTCGGCGTGGTCACGGAGAGATCGGCGAAAGGTGCACCCGGCCGGGATATCCAGCACGGCTTCAGCGACAACTATCTGCAGGTGCTGTTTGAAGGCGGCGATGAGCTGCAAGGCCAGCTGTGCCGCGTTAAGGTGACAGAAGCCGGCGTGAACGAGTGCAGGGGCGAGCTGGTCGGCGTACACGGAGAAGCTTTGCGTTCGATTTAG
- a CDS encoding class I SAM-dependent rRNA methyltransferase produces MASVILQRGRKKRLESGHPWIFGNEVETVEGNPEEGGLVDVLSHQRKYLATGYYNPASQIRIRVVSHKPLAAMDTAFFAERFARCLNHRERFLGGENAYRLVYGEADFLPGLIVDRFGDVLVVQLLTLGMDKRRAEIVEALVQVLEPKGIYERSDVGVRELEGLEQKTGVLYGECPRHVTVTENGLKLIVDIEQGQKTGYFFDQRENRASIAPLMTGWGARSGITLQKVAGEDGISRKVPVNKSGKEVSFPYWDGATVLECFSHTGSFTLNACKYGAKKVTCLDVSAHAIESAQANVELNGFGDRVEFVVDDAFQYLRSQVKGLEERAERAVINAVGASPEQSAAKAGGNKSASKTDTSKPMTAGGGRTWDVVILDPPAFAKTKGAVKGACRGYKDINLHGMKLVNEGGYLVTASCSYHMRPELFLQTIAEAAEDAGKVLRLIEWRAAGKDHPQILGVDEGHYLKFAIFEVTSK; encoded by the coding sequence GTGGCATCGGTCATTTTACAGCGCGGCCGCAAAAAAAGGCTGGAATCGGGACATCCGTGGATTTTCGGCAACGAAGTGGAAACGGTGGAGGGAAATCCCGAAGAAGGTGGGCTGGTGGACGTCCTCAGCCATCAAAGAAAATATTTGGCAACCGGATATTACAATCCGGCATCGCAGATCCGGATCAGAGTCGTGTCGCACAAGCCGCTTGCGGCAATGGATACGGCCTTTTTCGCGGAGCGGTTTGCCCGCTGTCTGAATCACCGCGAGCGGTTTCTTGGCGGGGAGAACGCCTATAGGCTGGTGTATGGGGAGGCCGATTTTCTGCCGGGACTGATCGTCGACCGCTTCGGCGACGTGCTCGTCGTGCAGCTGCTGACGCTCGGAATGGACAAGCGCCGCGCCGAAATCGTCGAAGCGTTGGTGCAAGTTCTGGAGCCGAAAGGCATCTACGAGCGCAGCGATGTCGGCGTGCGCGAGCTTGAGGGGCTGGAGCAGAAGACGGGGGTTCTGTACGGCGAATGCCCTCGTCATGTTACCGTGACCGAGAATGGACTAAAGCTGATTGTCGACATCGAGCAGGGCCAGAAGACGGGGTATTTCTTCGATCAGCGGGAGAACCGCGCGTCCATCGCTCCGCTGATGACAGGCTGGGGGGCACGCAGCGGCATTACACTGCAAAAGGTTGCGGGTGAGGACGGCATAAGCCGGAAGGTTCCCGTCAACAAGAGCGGCAAAGAAGTCTCTTTTCCTTATTGGGACGGCGCCACCGTGCTCGAATGCTTCTCGCATACGGGCAGCTTTACGCTAAACGCCTGTAAATACGGAGCGAAAAAGGTCACCTGTCTCGACGTTTCCGCGCATGCAATTGAAAGCGCCCAGGCGAACGTGGAGCTGAACGGCTTCGGGGACCGGGTGGAGTTCGTCGTGGACGACGCTTTCCAGTATTTGCGCAGCCAGGTGAAAGGGCTGGAGGAACGGGCGGAACGGGCAGTCATAAACGCCGTCGGAGCTTCGCCGGAACAATCCGCAGCCAAAGCGGGAGGGAACAAATCCGCCTCAAAGACGGATACCTCCAAGCCGATGACAGCCGGAGGAGGACGTACCTGGGATGTCGTCATTCTTGATCCGCCTGCTTTTGCCAAGACAAAGGGCGCGGTTAAAGGGGCTTGCCGCGGCTACAAGGACATCAACCTGCACGGTATGAAGCTTGTGAATGAAGGCGGCTATCTGGTTACCGCAAGCTGTTCCTATCACATGCGTCCGGAGCTGTTTCTGCAGACCATTGCCGAAGCCGCCGAGGATGCAGGCAAGGTGCTGCGGCTGATCGAGTGGCGAGCAGCCGGCAAGGATCATCCGCAAATTCTGGGCGTGGACGAGGGGCATTACCTGAAGTTTGCTATTTTTGAGGTGACTTCCAAGTAA
- a CDS encoding Na/Pi cotransporter family protein, whose translation MIREVLFPVLYGIVIFLAGMKLMETALSKLAGPLLTGFLNKATATPLMGVASSTLLTAVLQSSTAVTVLSIGMVNAGLLTYARTLGIILGSNIGTCLTTELIGLQIGRFAAPLLAASLAIWAAAVTLGELPPYKSRLVEAGRKIALPLQFASLAFAGFALVLWGISVMQSIGPALQESGLFGWFLGRAAENVLWGFAAGACLTALLHSSSAVIGMAMGVAASGALPPELGIAIVLGANVGTCVTAVIASIGGSPSGVFVAWSHVALNVGGAALFLPLTGLLQETAAWIGGGPAAQIAHAQTLFNVACSLLALPLCYLPVWSRLERRLQ comes from the coding sequence ATGATTCGCGAAGTGCTGTTCCCTGTATTATACGGCATTGTTATTTTTCTTGCCGGGATGAAGCTGATGGAGACCGCGCTCTCCAAGCTGGCCGGTCCGCTTCTTACCGGCTTCCTGAACAAGGCGACGGCCACACCCCTTATGGGCGTGGCCTCCAGCACCCTGCTCACTGCCGTTCTTCAAAGCAGTACCGCCGTAACGGTTCTGTCGATCGGCATGGTCAACGCCGGCCTGCTGACCTACGCCCGGACGCTTGGGATTATACTCGGCAGCAATATCGGCACCTGCCTGACGACGGAGCTCATCGGCCTGCAAATCGGCCGGTTCGCCGCTCCGCTGCTGGCGGCCTCGCTCGCCATATGGGCTGCGGCCGTTACGCTCGGCGAGCTTCCGCCATATAAATCGCGTCTCGTGGAAGCCGGACGCAAAATCGCCCTGCCGCTTCAGTTCGCCAGTCTGGCGTTCGCCGGTTTCGCGCTCGTGCTGTGGGGCATCTCCGTCATGCAGTCCATCGGCCCTGCGCTGCAGGAGAGCGGCCTCTTCGGGTGGTTCCTGGGCCGGGCGGCGGAGAACGTCCTGTGGGGCTTTGCCGCCGGGGCCTGCCTGACGGCGCTTCTGCACAGCAGCAGCGCCGTCATCGGCATGGCTATGGGCGTCGCCGCTTCCGGGGCGCTGCCTCCCGAGCTCGGCATCGCCATCGTGCTGGGCGCCAATGTCGGCACCTGCGTCACCGCCGTCATCGCTTCCATCGGCGGCAGCCCGTCCGGCGTCTTCGTCGCCTGGTCGCATGTTGCGCTCAATGTCGGCGGCGCGGCTCTGTTCCTGCCCCTGACCGGTCTGCTCCAGGAGACCGCCGCGTGGATCGGCGGGGGTCCGGCCGCGCAGATCGCGCACGCGCAGACCCTGTTCAACGTCGCCTGCTCGCTGCTGGCGCTTCCCCTATGTTATCTGCCTGTATGGTCAAGGCTGGAAAGGCGGCTGCAATAA
- a CDS encoding DNA-3-methyladenine glycosylase I: protein MNVTRCGWVNSDPLYIAYHDEEWGKPVYDDLKLFELLMLEGMQAGLSWYTILKKRENYREAFDGFDPEKIIRYDDAKIEELMNNAGIVRNRLKIKAIIANARVYGEICRDEGSFSRYLWSFAGGAPVAYDRESLKDVPASTPQSDAMSKALKKKGMKFVGSTICYAFMQASGMVDDHVRDCFCRKEGALKS from the coding sequence ATGAATGTAACCCGATGCGGCTGGGTAAACAGCGATCCGCTGTATATAGCCTATCACGACGAAGAATGGGGAAAGCCGGTGTACGATGACCTTAAGCTGTTCGAACTGCTGATGCTGGAAGGGATGCAGGCGGGCCTGAGCTGGTACACGATTTTGAAAAAAAGAGAGAACTACCGCGAGGCCTTCGATGGATTCGATCCGGAAAAAATTATCCGGTATGACGACGCTAAAATCGAAGAGCTGATGAACAATGCGGGGATCGTACGCAACCGTCTAAAAATAAAGGCTATCATTGCCAACGCGCGCGTATATGGCGAAATATGCCGGGATGAGGGAAGCTTCAGCCGTTATTTGTGGAGCTTTGCCGGCGGCGCGCCAGTCGCTTACGACAGGGAGAGCCTGAAGGATGTTCCCGCGTCGACGCCGCAGTCGGATGCCATGAGCAAAGCGCTGAAAAAGAAAGGCATGAAGTTCGTCGGCTCCACAATCTGCTATGCGTTTATGCAAGCGTCGGGAATGGTGGACGACCATGTAAGGGACTGTTTTTGCCGAAAGGAAGGCGCCTTGAAAAGTTAG